In Paenibacillus guangzhouensis, a single window of DNA contains:
- a CDS encoding nitroreductase family protein, with protein MTQTLLQAIENRRSVYGISKEAVVSDARIQEIVEFAVKHTPSSFNSQSARVVVLLNEQHNKLWDLTKETLRKIVPADQFEPTAQKMESFRSGYGTVLYFEDNTVIEGLQSNFAAYADRFPTWAQQSNGMLQLVIWTALEAEGFGASLQHYNPLIDEQVQQEWNIPASWQLVAQMPFGKPVGEVGEKQFQPLDSRVKVFN; from the coding sequence ATGACACAAACATTATTGCAAGCCATTGAAAACAGACGTTCCGTATACGGCATCTCGAAAGAAGCGGTCGTATCCGATGCACGTATACAAGAAATCGTTGAATTTGCGGTAAAACATACACCGTCTTCGTTCAACTCCCAAAGCGCTCGCGTCGTTGTTCTCTTGAACGAGCAGCACAATAAATTGTGGGATCTGACAAAAGAAACCCTTCGTAAAATCGTGCCTGCGGATCAATTCGAGCCAACTGCACAAAAAATGGAATCTTTCCGCAGCGGTTATGGCACAGTATTGTACTTCGAAGACAACACGGTGATCGAAGGACTTCAGAGCAACTTCGCAGCCTACGCAGACCGTTTCCCTACATGGGCGCAACAATCGAACGGCATGCTGCAGCTTGTGATCTGGACAGCACTCGAAGCAGAAGGCTTCGGCGCATCGCTTCAACACTACAACCCATTGATCGATGAGCAAGTACAGCAAGAATGGAACATTCCTGCAAGCTGGCAATTGGTTGCTCAAATGCCATTCGGCAAACCGGTTGGCGAAGTGGGCGAGAAGCAGTTCCAACCGCTTGACAGCCGTGTGAAAGTATTCAACTAA
- a CDS encoding aldo/keto reductase, giving the protein MKYRRLGKTELNVSVVGLGTWQFGGEWGQQFTQDEVDAILDQGKELGINLIDTAECYGDHLSEQFIGNYIARRNREDWIIATKFGHHFHERFTRTDSYGADDVVKQLDASLKALQTEYIDLYQFHSGPDAAFDNDALWTVLDKQIQAGKIRHLGTSIGSNDNLHQTAASSQVNSQAIQVVYNRLDRTPENRVFPSCQEQDLGVLARVPLASGYLSGKYKPGAVFDATDVRHRHDADLVRRKLEEVERIQKEEVPEGVDMAKWALAWCLKHPAVTAVIPGCKNPAQVIANASAVDLVEG; this is encoded by the coding sequence GTGAAATATCGTAGATTAGGCAAGACAGAGTTAAATGTATCCGTGGTCGGTCTGGGTACATGGCAGTTCGGAGGCGAGTGGGGGCAGCAGTTCACGCAGGATGAAGTCGATGCGATTTTGGATCAAGGAAAAGAGTTAGGTATTAATCTTATTGATACAGCAGAATGTTATGGCGACCATCTCTCGGAGCAGTTCATCGGGAACTACATTGCACGCCGTAATCGTGAGGATTGGATCATTGCCACGAAGTTCGGGCATCATTTCCATGAGCGCTTCACACGTACTGATTCATATGGTGCGGATGATGTCGTGAAGCAGCTTGACGCTTCCCTCAAGGCGCTGCAGACAGAATATATTGACCTTTATCAGTTCCATTCCGGTCCCGATGCAGCATTCGATAACGATGCGCTCTGGACGGTGCTCGATAAGCAGATTCAAGCGGGTAAGATCAGACATCTGGGAACATCCATCGGCAGCAATGATAACCTGCATCAGACGGCTGCTTCATCGCAAGTGAATTCACAGGCGATTCAAGTGGTGTACAACCGTCTTGACCGTACGCCGGAGAATCGGGTATTCCCGTCATGCCAAGAACAGGATCTCGGCGTGCTGGCGCGTGTACCGCTCGCGAGTGGCTATTTGAGCGGCAAATACAAGCCAGGGGCGGTATTTGATGCAACGGATGTACGTCACCGTCATGATGCGGATTTGGTTAGACGCAAGCTCGAAGAAGTCGAGCGTATTCAGAAGGAAGAGGTGCCGGAAGGCGTAGATATGGCGAAGTGGGCGCTAGCATGGTGCTTGAAGCATCCAGCGGTCACGGCTGTCATCCCTGGATGCAAGAACCCGGCGCAGGTGATTGCGAATGCGAGCGCAGTAGACCTCGTCGAAGGTTAA
- a CDS encoding MFS transporter — protein sequence MIHTRESARPPRRWLNPVNSVVLTQFMSAFSDNLNFFIIIGMLKRQGLENPDQAVTYIQIGFLAVFLILAPFVGSFADRNAKSSVLMVGNLFKAAAILLLIFGLHPILCYAILGIGAVIYSPAKYGILTELTSTEEELLRANSKVEGTTILAILLGTVIGGFLAEYSDLLGLITCFVVYGLSFALTFLIPKHPGNSQIQYMAAAKRFFQDTRTLFRHPQAQFSLIATGAFWLTAAVLRIALVAWIPANLGITNTDQQSMIIGSTAIGVVLGSVLMPKLIPAGKMYLSYYFGFLMVFCVLITAFMHNIILSVIMLFFIGVFGGSSSFR from the coding sequence ATGATTCACACACGAGAGTCTGCTCGTCCGCCACGACGTTGGCTAAATCCAGTGAATTCGGTCGTGTTGACCCAATTCATGAGCGCTTTCTCCGATAATTTGAACTTCTTCATCATTATCGGCATGCTGAAGCGGCAAGGCTTAGAGAATCCAGATCAAGCCGTCACTTACATACAGATTGGTTTTCTCGCGGTGTTCCTCATCTTGGCGCCGTTCGTCGGTTCCTTCGCGGATCGCAATGCCAAATCCAGCGTACTCATGGTCGGTAATCTATTCAAAGCAGCGGCTATTCTGCTGCTCATTTTCGGGCTTCATCCAATCCTCTGTTATGCCATTCTCGGAATTGGAGCTGTGATCTACTCTCCAGCGAAATACGGGATCCTAACCGAACTCACCTCCACCGAGGAGGAGCTGCTTCGCGCAAATTCGAAGGTGGAAGGTACGACCATACTGGCGATTCTCTTAGGTACGGTGATCGGCGGTTTCCTTGCTGAGTATTCAGATCTTCTGGGTTTAATTACTTGCTTTGTCGTCTATGGGCTGTCCTTTGCGCTAACGTTCCTTATTCCGAAGCATCCGGGAAATTCGCAAATTCAGTACATGGCCGCAGCCAAACGTTTCTTTCAAGACACACGTACGTTGTTCCGGCATCCGCAAGCTCAATTTTCACTTATTGCGACAGGGGCGTTCTGGCTGACAGCTGCTGTGCTTCGGATTGCGCTTGTCGCTTGGATTCCAGCGAATCTGGGCATCACGAATACCGATCAGCAATCGATGATTATCGGCAGTACTGCGATTGGCGTTGTTCTCGGTTCGGTGCTCATGCCCAAATTGATTCCGGCAGGCAAGATGTATTTATCCTATTATTTCGGGTTCCTGATGGTGTTCTGCGTACTGATTACAGCTTTTATGCACAATATCATCCTCTCCGTCATCATGTTGTTCTTCATCGGGGTATTCGGGGGATCTTCCTCATTCCGATGA
- the spoVAE gene encoding stage V sporulation protein AE, with translation MQFLWAFVIGGLICVIGQLMFDVFKLTPAHTMTTLVVVGAVLDGFGLYEPLIDFAGAGATVPITSFGNALVHGALTELKRDGWVGVITGIFEVTSAGISSAIIFSFLASLFVKPKG, from the coding sequence GTGCAGTTTCTTTGGGCCTTTGTTATTGGGGGTCTGATCTGCGTGATCGGGCAATTAATGTTTGATGTGTTCAAATTAACGCCTGCACACACGATGACGACACTTGTCGTTGTAGGCGCTGTCCTGGATGGATTTGGCTTGTATGAACCATTGATTGATTTTGCAGGCGCAGGGGCGACCGTACCGATTACTAGCTTTGGTAACGCCCTTGTTCACGGTGCCCTAACGGAGCTGAAACGAGACGGGTGGGTAGGTGTAATCACGGGGATATTCGAAGTCACTAGTGCAGGAATATCGTCTGCGATTATATTTTCGTTTCTCGCCTCGCTCTTCGTGAAGCCTAAAGGCTGA
- a CDS encoding AAA family ATPase produces MNMNSYTHSISAIQTQLEGCILGKSLEIKLLLTAVLAGGHVLVEDVPGTGKTQLIKALAKTLHGQFRRIQCHPDLLPSDITGVSIFHPGEEQFVFRNGPVFTNILLVDEINRATTKTQSALLEAMEERYVTVDGESYALPQPFMLFATQNPIEFDGTYMLPEAQLDRFMMRISLGYPDAATEKQLLYSHQYGQPIDTVESVTDLEQLSAMQAEVRNVHIDPAVGDYLVQIVRKTRDHALSLLGASPRASVSFMSAAKAFAFLHGRDYVLPDDLKQLAPYILAHRITLRPEARMEGVSPQSFIEQVLKQVDAPIRMER; encoded by the coding sequence ATGAATATGAACTCGTATACGCACTCGATTTCAGCGATTCAGACCCAGCTTGAAGGATGCATCCTTGGCAAGAGCCTAGAGATTAAGCTGCTCCTTACAGCTGTGTTAGCAGGAGGGCACGTGCTTGTAGAAGATGTGCCGGGTACAGGCAAAACACAATTAATCAAAGCCCTAGCCAAAACCTTACATGGCCAATTCAGACGCATTCAATGCCATCCGGATCTACTCCCTAGCGATATTACAGGCGTATCGATCTTCCACCCGGGTGAGGAACAATTCGTATTCCGCAATGGTCCGGTGTTCACGAATATATTACTGGTAGATGAAATTAACCGTGCGACGACGAAAACGCAGTCTGCCCTTCTCGAAGCGATGGAAGAAAGGTATGTGACCGTTGACGGTGAGAGTTATGCGCTGCCACAGCCGTTCATGCTCTTTGCGACGCAGAATCCCATCGAATTTGATGGGACCTATATGCTGCCGGAAGCGCAATTGGATCGGTTTATGATGCGTATATCGCTCGGCTACCCAGATGCAGCGACAGAGAAGCAGTTGCTGTATTCCCATCAATATGGACAACCCATTGATACCGTAGAGAGCGTTACGGATCTCGAGCAATTATCGGCCATGCAAGCGGAAGTTCGCAATGTGCATATCGATCCTGCAGTCGGTGACTATTTGGTTCAGATTGTGCGGAAGACCAGAGATCATGCACTGTCATTACTTGGCGCAAGTCCAAGGGCGTCGGTATCTTTCATGTCAGCGGCAAAAGCATTCGCATTCCTGCATGGCCGCGATTACGTACTCCCGGATGATCTGAAGCAGCTTGCGCCGTATATTCTTGCACACCGCATCACCCTTCGTCCTGAAGCGCGTATGGAAGGGGTGTCGCCGCAATCTTTTATCGAACAAGTCTTGAAGCAGGTGGATGCTCCCATAAGAATGGAGCGATGA
- a CDS encoding DUF58 domain-containing protein — MKPFASRLKLRPSGKSGYSLRFWMIVTMWCVCLLFFLFQGGKTSFMLLAMMTLLCLYLLIGRWSGISKSTGKRELLYEGEHRLVFHAGDSIEAKLTIKVQPIGITPYVLLRDQLVRRHGETRTFESLVLPDWNRQCVMRYPLSNLRRGFYSFGESECAMEDVIGLFQHKGAITVPTQFSVLPHTIRIPKWKIFDAREQGFGRNAFIQRSTRETTQINGVREYIYGDRISRIHWNATAKTGHWKSKEFERESLPSMMLILDRTQRHYYTEAQFELAISVAASLLAYGRERHIPIGLISLGKTAEAFDAGSSAHHHKLMGDHLMETEADGYQDMSVRLQQMGAKSVHGSFYVLISPNANDKVLRLFSFLQQKQMGVSHIHLADPDGTSQDNWSAFLMSRGIPAYSIRQLQELPVVLGGWANGQVAASIISKS; from the coding sequence ATGAAGCCATTTGCGTCTCGGTTGAAGCTCCGGCCTAGCGGGAAGTCAGGATACTCGCTTCGGTTCTGGATGATCGTCACGATGTGGTGTGTTTGTCTGCTCTTCTTTCTCTTTCAAGGGGGCAAGACCTCCTTCATGCTGCTCGCCATGATGACCCTCTTATGTCTCTATCTGTTGATTGGCAGGTGGAGCGGGATATCGAAATCGACGGGGAAACGTGAGCTGCTCTATGAGGGCGAGCATCGATTAGTGTTTCATGCAGGCGATTCGATTGAGGCCAAACTAACGATTAAAGTTCAACCGATCGGGATTACACCTTATGTGCTGCTTCGTGATCAATTGGTCCGAAGACATGGGGAGACGAGAACGTTCGAATCACTTGTACTTCCGGATTGGAACCGTCAGTGTGTCATGCGATATCCATTATCGAATCTGCGGCGAGGGTTCTATAGCTTCGGCGAATCGGAGTGTGCGATGGAAGATGTTATTGGATTGTTCCAGCATAAAGGCGCAATTACGGTACCAACGCAGTTCTCCGTGCTCCCCCACACGATTCGGATTCCCAAGTGGAAAATATTCGATGCCAGAGAGCAAGGTTTTGGCCGAAATGCTTTTATTCAGCGATCGACAAGAGAGACGACCCAAATTAATGGCGTGCGGGAATACATCTATGGCGACCGGATATCACGCATTCATTGGAATGCGACGGCGAAAACAGGGCACTGGAAGTCCAAAGAATTCGAGCGCGAATCGTTGCCTTCCATGATGTTGATTCTCGATCGGACGCAGCGGCATTACTATACGGAGGCGCAATTCGAGCTTGCGATTTCAGTGGCGGCTTCACTGCTGGCCTACGGGCGAGAACGGCACATTCCAATAGGACTCATTTCCCTTGGCAAAACCGCAGAAGCATTTGATGCAGGCAGTTCAGCGCATCACCACAAGCTGATGGGCGATCATCTCATGGAGACAGAAGCGGATGGCTACCAAGATATGAGTGTCCGATTGCAGCAGATGGGGGCGAAATCGGTTCACGGGAGTTTCTATGTATTGATCAGTCCAAATGCGAATGACAAGGTCTTGAGGCTCTTTAGCTTCCTTCAGCAGAAGCAGATGGGTGTGAGCCATATTCACTTGGCAGACCCGGACGGCACATCGCAAGACAACTGGAGTGCTTTTCTCATGTCCAGAGGCATTCCAGCGTATTCGATTCGTCAATTGCAAGAACTTCCTGTGGTGTTAGGAGGGTGGGCTAATGGGCAAGTGGCTGCCAGTATTATTTCGAAATCTTAG
- a CDS encoding transglutaminase TgpA family protein: MGKWLPVLFRNLRTDGLHQLMMLYAAAMLWQWTEPLETIWWEETMEIVRLTLISAVVIHFFIPLRLWIRRVLIVLVMLLIHYQVLRAYHLYAATSEHALENTVEFAKSMFPYILFALGAWVLLEFMMGWVRSRVRIVALIVLQMIGLAILDSFTTMNLWLAAAWTMLLGLAWLITAHCVVLRDKYPEGWRHLASYPLRLITTVGLLLSIIFLVGISMPSTAPLVTDPYTLWKTWKGEAVPVFYNAKDGEKIQVGIYRSGYGRDDSELGSGFTFDYSNVMQITTNRKSYWRGETRSIYTGKGWELPPEKNRGDLNFVTLNQPLDSKGVKFSKGIELTATVTVTRAEPYPVLFGAYPIRQVSAIGGEGNMSNLRWDSNTSTLTWAETAAPTYPKQYTIVSQIPEIDEQELRRVSAMERTSLPTDLVDDLKLPNELPRRVHDLAQSITKGLSNDYDRVSALKTYLTTSGLKYTNEPDLTWKMSNDFVDSFLFEIKEGYCDYFSTSLVVMTRSLGIPARWVKGYMTGAKAGPRPDQMSSYAMQEEMQREEGTYYISNADAHSWAEVYFEGYGWVPFEATPGFSIPVASPQAEQEASTLPIQADETLKNEVTNSGKPAEVSPLMIYGAISIVLIFALWFLVWKYRLLGTIWWRAMLAGRRPSSGQKLVVLTEHWIRYCRRKGLRREDHETLRESITRWEQEMEGLRGSWNVLLALFEQTMYSTKQVTEQDWFRAQLEMKKLMERL; the protein is encoded by the coding sequence ATGGGCAAGTGGCTGCCAGTATTATTTCGAAATCTTAGAACCGATGGACTTCATCAACTCATGATGCTGTATGCGGCAGCCATGCTGTGGCAATGGACCGAGCCCTTAGAGACGATTTGGTGGGAGGAGACGATGGAGATTGTTCGCCTGACGCTGATCAGTGCGGTAGTGATCCATTTCTTCATCCCACTTCGTCTGTGGATTCGACGAGTGCTGATCGTTCTGGTTATGCTGCTGATTCATTACCAGGTGCTGCGCGCCTATCATTTGTACGCTGCAACGTCCGAACATGCGCTGGAGAATACCGTTGAGTTTGCCAAGAGCATGTTTCCTTATATCCTATTTGCGCTTGGCGCATGGGTCTTGCTGGAATTCATGATGGGATGGGTGCGCAGCCGCGTGCGGATCGTGGCGCTTATCGTCCTCCAGATGATAGGACTTGCTATTCTGGATTCGTTCACGACTATGAACTTATGGCTTGCTGCTGCCTGGACGATGCTGCTCGGACTTGCTTGGTTAATTACGGCGCATTGTGTGGTGCTAAGGGACAAGTATCCCGAGGGATGGCGGCATTTGGCGTCCTATCCGCTGCGACTGATCACGACAGTCGGGCTTCTGCTCTCGATTATTTTCTTGGTTGGGATCAGCATGCCTTCGACGGCGCCGCTGGTAACAGACCCTTACACTCTATGGAAGACTTGGAAGGGCGAAGCGGTGCCGGTGTTCTATAACGCGAAGGATGGGGAGAAAATTCAGGTCGGCATCTATCGGTCGGGGTATGGCCGGGATGATAGTGAACTCGGCAGCGGGTTTACTTTTGACTATAGTAATGTCATGCAGATCACGACGAATCGGAAGAGCTATTGGCGCGGCGAGACGCGGTCGATCTATACCGGAAAAGGCTGGGAGCTTCCGCCTGAGAAGAATCGCGGTGACCTCAACTTCGTCACGTTAAATCAGCCTTTAGACTCTAAGGGCGTCAAGTTCTCCAAGGGCATCGAGTTGACGGCGACGGTAACCGTAACAAGGGCCGAGCCTTATCCGGTCTTGTTCGGCGCCTATCCTATCCGTCAGGTCAGCGCGATCGGCGGGGAAGGAAACATGTCGAACCTGCGCTGGGATTCGAATACGTCAACCTTGACCTGGGCTGAGACCGCAGCGCCAACGTATCCGAAGCAATATACGATCGTATCGCAGATCCCGGAGATCGATGAACAGGAACTGCGCCGTGTCTCCGCGATGGAGAGAACTTCGTTACCGACGGATCTCGTGGATGATCTAAAGCTGCCGAATGAACTTCCTCGTCGTGTCCATGATTTAGCGCAGTCGATTACGAAGGGGTTAAGCAATGATTACGATAGAGTGAGCGCATTGAAAACGTACCTAACGACGAGCGGCTTGAAGTATACGAACGAACCTGATTTAACGTGGAAAATGAGCAACGATTTCGTCGACAGTTTCTTGTTTGAAATCAAAGAAGGGTATTGTGATTACTTCTCGACCTCGCTCGTCGTGATGACAAGATCGCTCGGGATCCCAGCGAGATGGGTGAAAGGTTATATGACTGGTGCCAAAGCGGGTCCGCGACCCGATCAGATGTCCTCTTATGCCATGCAAGAGGAAATGCAGCGTGAAGAAGGGACCTATTATATCAGCAACGCGGATGCCCATTCCTGGGCAGAGGTTTACTTCGAAGGGTATGGCTGGGTCCCTTTTGAGGCAACGCCAGGCTTTTCTATTCCGGTAGCGTCTCCGCAGGCAGAACAAGAAGCGTCTACCCTGCCAATCCAAGCAGACGAGACCTTGAAGAACGAAGTAACGAATTCAGGCAAGCCAGCTGAGGTTTCACCGCTCATGATTTATGGTGCAATATCCATCGTCCTGATCTTTGCGCTGTGGTTCCTCGTTTGGAAATATCGGTTATTAGGGACAATCTGGTGGCGGGCGATGCTTGCAGGCCGCAGGCCGTCCAGCGGCCAGAAGCTCGTCGTGCTAACTGAGCATTGGATTCGATATTGCAGACGTAAAGGACTTCGCCGTGAAGATCATGAGACGCTGCGCGAGAGCATCACAAGGTGGGAGCAGGAGATGGAGGGCCTGCGTGGGTCTTGGAACGTTCTGCTCGCATTGTTCGAACAAACGATGTACAGTACGAAGCAGGTGACCGAACAGGATTGGTTCCGGGCGCAGCTGGAGATGAAGAAGCTTATGGAACGTTTATAA
- a CDS encoding YqeG family HAD IIIA-type phosphatase, with protein sequence MLEKFIPKLRVNTVYDIDLKSLYAKGYRGIITDLDNTLVGAKEPSATPELIIWLEGAKEIGFQIIIVSNNDEGRVSKFTNPLQIPFVHAARKPRIRPFQRALTLMKLSAAQTIVIGDQMMTDVLGGNRSGLFTILVSPIAIHDEGVMTRFNRRMEKLILRRLRNKGLWHEEEKQ encoded by the coding sequence TTGTTAGAGAAGTTTATACCTAAGCTTCGGGTAAACACCGTATACGATATTGATCTTAAGTCGTTATACGCGAAGGGGTATCGAGGAATCATTACCGATTTGGATAATACGCTTGTTGGGGCGAAGGAGCCGTCCGCGACGCCAGAGTTGATCATATGGCTCGAGGGTGCGAAGGAGATCGGGTTTCAGATTATCATTGTATCCAATAATGATGAAGGACGGGTATCCAAATTTACGAATCCCCTCCAGATCCCGTTCGTGCATGCAGCACGCAAACCAAGGATCAGACCTTTCCAGAGAGCGCTGACGTTGATGAAACTATCGGCAGCGCAGACGATTGTAATTGGTGACCAGATGATGACAGATGTGCTCGGTGGAAATCGATCGGGCTTGTTTACCATTTTGGTAAGTCCGATTGCGATTCATGATGAAGGAGTCATGACGCGATTTAATCGGCGGATGGAAAAGTTGATATTACGAAGATTACGGAACAAGGGCCTTTGGCACGAGGAGGAGAAGCAATGA
- the yqeH gene encoding ribosome biogenesis GTPase YqeH, translating to MTEQQREQGAVTSCEGCGVKLQTERPEVPGYIPQQALEREPVICQRCFRIKNYNDAASVTLEQDDFLRLLSQVGASKNEALVIHIVDLFDFDGSLISSLQRFVGNNPVLLVVNKIDLLPIVTNWNRLTNWVQKRAKEHGIKVIDVVLCSAKKNQGFERLIDKVAEYRRGRDIYVVGATNVGKSTLINRLIRDYSDMERELTTSRFPGTTLDLVKIPLDDGKFIIDTPGIVYPSRLTELVNRKDLGAIMPDRPLKPTVFQLNEGQTLFFGAMARFDFVQGERQSFTCFVSNGLKIHRTKLERADELYSEHRGVMLAPPNQEHIDDLPAWSKHEIRVAKGSKMDLFISGLGWIKVNSDAGALVNIHAPKGVKVLSRDAMI from the coding sequence ATGACAGAACAACAACGAGAGCAGGGCGCGGTAACCTCGTGCGAAGGCTGCGGAGTGAAATTACAGACAGAACGGCCGGAAGTACCGGGATATATCCCACAGCAGGCATTGGAACGGGAACCCGTCATATGTCAGCGCTGCTTCCGGATTAAAAATTATAATGATGCGGCATCCGTGACGCTCGAGCAAGATGATTTTCTTCGTCTATTGAGTCAAGTAGGCGCATCGAAGAATGAAGCGCTTGTGATTCATATCGTTGATTTGTTTGACTTTGACGGCAGCTTGATCTCAAGCCTGCAGCGGTTCGTTGGTAACAATCCCGTGTTGCTCGTCGTGAATAAGATCGACTTGTTGCCAATTGTAACGAACTGGAACCGATTAACGAACTGGGTGCAGAAACGGGCCAAGGAGCATGGTATCAAAGTCATCGATGTCGTCTTATGCAGCGCCAAGAAGAATCAAGGCTTCGAACGATTGATTGATAAAGTGGCGGAATATCGTCGCGGTCGCGATATCTACGTCGTCGGTGCGACCAATGTGGGGAAATCTACGCTTATTAATCGTTTGATTCGTGATTATAGCGATATGGAACGGGAATTAACGACTTCACGGTTCCCGGGGACTACACTGGATCTCGTGAAAATTCCGCTTGATGACGGGAAATTCATTATTGATACGCCAGGGATTGTGTATCCGTCACGTCTTACAGAGCTCGTGAATCGCAAAGATTTGGGCGCGATCATGCCTGACAGGCCGCTTAAGCCGACTGTATTCCAGCTTAATGAAGGTCAGACGTTGTTCTTCGGCGCCATGGCACGATTTGATTTCGTCCAAGGGGAACGCCAATCCTTTACCTGCTTCGTGTCGAATGGATTGAAGATTCATCGTACGAAGCTGGAGCGGGCGGATGAATTGTATTCGGAGCATCGCGGCGTCATGCTTGCCCCGCCGAATCAGGAGCACATCGACGATCTGCCGGCATGGTCCAAACATGAGATTCGCGTGGCGAAAGGCAGCAAGATGGATCTATTTATTTCCGGTCTAGGCTGGATTAAAGTAAACTCCGATGCAGGCGCGCTAGTGAATATTCATGCACCGAAGGGTGTTAAGGTTCTCTCGCGTGATGCAATGATCTAA
- the aroE gene encoding shikimate dehydrogenase: protein MGDHLINRISSETMLLGVIGDPIRQSKSPLMHNSALQAVGLDGIYTAMHVLPDRLEDAIRGVRALGYRGINVTIPHKLDVIPLLDEVDEGARVIGAVNTIVNDNGKLIGYNTDGIGYVRSLREEAESNLRGKRILVIGAGGAARGIVYALSQELPEVIWITNRTVERAEELAADLQPYGNIRAIELGLVPEIRSDVDIVINTTSVGMYPHVDASPLALEGFRTDLIVSDLIYNPLETAILREARLRGSRTHCGLGMFVYQGAYAFEYWTGQAAPVEVMRQTVLQSLT, encoded by the coding sequence ATGGGGGATCATCTCATCAATCGAATAAGCAGTGAAACCATGCTGCTCGGGGTTATTGGCGATCCCATTCGTCAATCCAAATCCCCGCTTATGCATAACAGCGCCCTTCAAGCTGTTGGATTGGATGGCATCTATACTGCAATGCATGTCCTGCCTGACAGGCTGGAGGATGCCATCCGCGGTGTGCGTGCGTTGGGTTATCGTGGGATTAACGTCACCATTCCTCACAAGCTGGATGTCATTCCATTATTAGATGAAGTGGATGAAGGAGCGCGGGTTATTGGCGCGGTGAATACAATAGTCAATGACAATGGGAAGCTGATCGGCTATAATACGGACGGGATTGGTTATGTCAGATCGCTTCGGGAGGAAGCAGAATCTAATTTGCGAGGTAAGCGAATATTAGTCATTGGCGCAGGCGGTGCTGCTCGCGGAATCGTCTATGCCTTGTCACAAGAATTACCTGAGGTAATCTGGATTACGAATCGAACGGTCGAACGAGCCGAAGAATTAGCAGCAGATTTACAGCCATATGGGAATATTCGCGCGATTGAACTAGGACTTGTCCCAGAGATTCGCTCCGATGTCGACATCGTCATTAATACAACGTCGGTTGGCATGTACCCGCATGTGGATGCATCACCGCTTGCTCTAGAAGGATTCCGCACAGATCTAATCGTTAGCGACCTGATTTATAATCCGCTTGAGACGGCCATTTTACGAGAGGCTCGGTTACGCGGCAGTCGTACACATTGCGGACTTGGGATGTTCGTCTATCAAGGGGCTTATGCATTTGAATACTGGACAGGTCAGGCTGCGCCTGTCGAAGTGATGCGGCAAACTGTGCTGCAATCCCTAACGTAA
- the yhbY gene encoding ribosome assembly RNA-binding protein YhbY, producing MLTGKQKRYLRSLAHHLNPIFQVGKGGVNDQLIRHIDEAIETRELIKISILNNNMDDRDEVARDLAEGSNSELVQVIGKTIVLYKESREHKQIELP from the coding sequence ATGTTAACAGGAAAACAAAAACGCTATTTACGCTCGCTCGCCCATCATTTGAACCCGATTTTTCAAGTCGGTAAAGGCGGCGTTAACGATCAATTGATCCGCCATATTGATGAAGCGATTGAGACGCGTGAACTGATTAAAATATCGATCTTGAACAATAACATGGATGATCGTGATGAAGTTGCTCGTGATCTTGCCGAGGGTTCAAATTCGGAGCTCGTGCAAGTGATTGGGAAGACGATTGTCTTGTATAAGGAATCCCGCGAACATAAGCAAATCGAGCTTCCTTAA